DNA sequence from the bacterium genome:
GCTGCAGGTGCCGTCGGCACAGCAGGCTGCCTTCGGTGCCTTCACCCAAGGCCACTTCGTGGAGCTCTTCCCGAATGCAAGCGTCGACTCGAATGAGATGATCGACGCCTTCTATCGGCTGCTCGACGAGCACGCCGCCCAGGGCTGAGAATCAGGCCCCTGGTGCCGGATGGCACCAGGGGCTTTCCCAACTCCCGAAGCTTCGCCGTGCAACGCGCCGCCCCGCTGATCCTGCTTCTTGCGCTGGCGCTGCCCGTCCGCGCCGATGTCGGCGCGGAGATCCTGCGCTCCCACCAGTTGGATCTTGTGGCTCACCCCACGTGGCAAGCCCTGCTCCACGTGCTGCGTGGCGAGAGTGAGGTTCCGGACGAGGATTTCTTCCTCACGGAAGATGGGCGAACGAACCCGGAAGGCGAGCTGGAGGCGACGCTCCGTGGGTTACTCGTCCCCGGATCCGAGGGGGACGACGCCGTCCACTGCCGCTTCCCGGCTCGCACGCGATGGCTCGTCAGCGAATTGGGCCTGGCAAACGAGCGCCTTCCCCAGGCGCCTTGCCCGGCCCTCGACGAGTGGCGCGAGAACCTCGCTCCTCGCGGCATCACGTTGATCTTCCCAGAAGCCTTCATGAACAACCCGGCTTCGATGTTCGGACACACCTTGCTGCGGCTCGACGTTGCGGATCCGAGTGCCCCGGAGAATCTCCTCGCCTACGCGATCGATTTCACGGCGAATTCCGGTGGCGATGCGGGTCCGGTCTTCATGGCGAAGGGAACCCTGGGCTTGTATCCGGGCTACTTCGGCTTGAACCCCTACTACAAGAAGCTCGAAGTCTACGCAGACTGGCAGAACCGGGACATCTGGGAGTTTCCCCTGGCATTGACCGCGGAAGAGGTCGATTTCATCCTCTTGCACCTCTGGGAACTCGACGACATCGAGATCCCCTACTACTTCTTCCGCCAGAACTGCTCCTACCAGCTGATCCGGTTGCTCGCGGTGGCGCGTACGGAGTTGGGTTTTCGGCACGGCTTTCCAGTTGCCATCATTCCGGTCGATACGGTCCGCGACGCGTTGGATGAAATCGGCTTGCTAGGCGATCCGAGGTATCGAGCCTCGCCCGCAACAGAACTTCGTGTTGCTCTAGCGGCACTGACGCCCGAAACGAGGGGCCTGGCATTGGCGCTTGCGGCAGGAGCCCTCGAACCCGAAGACGAACGGGTCGCCAGGCTTCCCGCCGAAGAACGCGGCGCCGTCCTCGGCGCCGCGTATGAAGCTCTCCGCTACACGTTCCTGCAAGACGATGACGGC
Encoded proteins:
- a CDS encoding DUF4105 domain-containing protein yields the protein MPDGTRGFPNSRSFAVQRAAPLILLLALALPVRADVGAEILRSHQLDLVAHPTWQALLHVLRGESEVPDEDFFLTEDGRTNPEGELEATLRGLLVPGSEGDDAVHCRFPARTRWLVSELGLANERLPQAPCPALDEWRENLAPRGITLIFPEAFMNNPASMFGHTLLRLDVADPSAPENLLAYAIDFTANSGGDAGPVFMAKGTLGLYPGYFGLNPYYKKLEVYADWQNRDIWEFPLALTAEEVDFILLHLWELDDIEIPYYFFRQNCSYQLIRLLAVARTELGFRHGFPVAIIPVDTVRDALDEIGLLGDPRYRASPATELRVALAALTPETRGLALALAAGALEPEDERVARLPAEERGAVLGAAYEALRYTFLQDDDGDESARDRSYRLLVARSRAAAGGPPAAAVPAARPDEGHGTALVGLGGGVQGDEGYVELRVRPGFHGSLDPSVGFPGDSTIGVLDTRLRWFPGSKRLHLEELVLAELQSNTPRDAFFKPLSWGMETGLRTRLFPDDDDLDRRHVWRTGGNLGMTFSPGDGFFKVYGLADLQLELGSGWDHGWAFGPGFEFGLELTEPADHFKGRFFVRGRRFVAGDRETHVTAGIAGRVTLNARTALLAEAALNRFDRDSWIDGSLSLQWTF